The nucleotide sequence GGTAGTGCTACATAGAACCTCCCGCTTTCATTTCTAGTCACTAAGCTGAAACATTCCACACAGTCTTGCCCCTCCAAAGTTTGGACAGTTCCACCTCttcaattcatcaaaattactCCATCTGCTTCTGCAGGGCTTACCGAGAGACGAATGGCACGTTGCTGCATCACGACTACTATCCTCCTTCGATAAGCTACTGAAATGTTCACTGACAACCCATCTTTCAatgaaaactatttatttctAATCTTAAACGCTCAATTAACTGTGTCCTAACTAAATTCATTTACAATTCTCTGTCCAACAGGATCCGACActcaatacatttttattttcgacatttaatgaaaattgcttTAGTCGATAGCATTACTCTGGTAATACTTACTTTTTTGGACTTTAATATGGTGCTATTGATGTCGAAGGTCCTATGATCTCAACATTTTCCTCACTGCCCTATTGCCACAGCCAGTTAAAATTCATGCATTATTTCAATCGAGGTAGATCCTCCATACGCTTATTTATTGGTAATTATAAAGATGTGTCatatctgtaaaaaaatgcaaacttttaCGTATgttacaattaaatttacgaaCTCTTTACTCTAGAATGTGAAGAATAAAACTCTTGGCATACTACGGCTGCGATTCTTTGACCCCAAACATGTTTACTTCCAGGCTCTCCCCTTCACGACCTCGTTTTGAGCAAATAGTAGTCCTTCAGTTCGAgattacctttaaaatttgatatggCGAATTTTCTCCCACTGAATGCATTTCAATGTCTGAAAAACAAGTAAAGTTTTAACCGATGTCATATTAGGACTGGCCGATCCAGATAGCTCATCAACGCTGGCAGAGCACCGCGCGACTAAACaattatctattttttcttttttgtttcacATTCACTTTTAAAGATGgattttaatatacaattcCTAGATTTTCTAATGTAATGATTGCTTTAAAAGTGAATACACCTCTCTTGCATTACGCTCAAAAGGAAGTTTTCAAACTgtttaaattatctttaatcAGCAGGCATCAGGATGTCTACATAAGTTGAACCAAAATGTACTCATCTTTCCATAGAATGATCGACAAGTCTACAAGTTTTAGATCGGTGTCGCCGGATAATACAAGAAATGATGAAGATGTTACTTCTTCAATCCTCGGTTCTTTAGACTGTGAGGGCGAAAGTTTGGATTGACTTTTGATTGACTGTTGTAAGCTATGCATATTGATAGTTAAGGATCCAATGCGActctaaaattataattttgcttTCTATATATGCAGGTCAGAAAATCCTGGATCTTTAATACCGTCATCTGAAAAGTTACTCTCAACATTAGTGTCTTAGTTCGTGGGATTCTATCGaaccaaataaattagaaGGATCATTTGGAGAAAATTATTGTCCATATAACtaacatataaaataaatacacaaTACACTTATCAGTATATAACTTTCGCGTCGAACTGAGTATTAAAATCACAATGTGTGGCAGTCAACGGTAAATATCCGACTTGAACGAAtgacaaataaaatgaaattttttatatgactGCCTGCCTATAGGGTCTTGCCTATAAGATAGCATAGGCGGTATTGCATGAATTGCTTTGGTACGATCGCTCTCCAAGTGGTTTTGGATGGTTATAAAGTATGAAATAGGGATTTagtgttcaaataaaaattaaagacttTCTCCTACTTGTCTAGACTCTTTGAAAACAAGACCACGTAATGTATTCTTGTGAGCAAATATGTACCTAAACAGCacattattttgtatttttcattgCGCATTGAAATGCATTTCCATGAAACGTATTTGCGAAAACGCTTTgagttgttttatttgtgTATGCACCGATTTTGAGTTGATTCTAAAACGGATAGAGAGGGAAACacaaaattatcataaaaccAAATGGCAGAATTACTTCTAATACGACACACGTTCTAAGCAGCCGTCCgaaactatttaaaatagacAGTGAATGTGAAGTGATTCCAGAATGACAAAGACAGTGCTATTCTCCCCGACGCGTGCCATGAGATTTGGGCATAGTCATTACGTACGTACATAATATTTAACCATAAACGGACTATCCTGCCTTTAAAACTATCGATGTTTAATCTCTTTGAATGTGTAGTTGACAGTCTACTCATTTTTTATACTGTATAGTTTTTCCGCATAAGTATTTCCGCTGCTAGTTTATACAGATGTTAGATGCATATTAtacattcatatttttcatcgatgtaaataatacatatttttcatacaGAAAAGAATCATATGAGACAGATGTTACTTTTGTTTTGAGTGTTGAGTTAACGTGTACTTCCAGTGTGATATCATGTAGATTCAGATGGCTTACCACCAGCAGTTATTCGACAATTAATATAGCAGTCCATTTGTTTAAACCTTAATACTGCCAATAAAAGCAATACTATAAATGTCTCTTCCATGTCTGTAGCCACTTTCGGGGTTAGAAGTACACCTTAACGCAATACATAACATACCCTCAATTGCAAAGACGTCTATATTCTATGACTATGGCGCATTTACAGTGAGAGTACACACGCCATCTATTGCCttaatatgagaaaaataacaCATATTTGTTCAACTCAGGAGTCAACCCCCCACCTTTGCTCTTCAGGTAAATGTTGTTTAAATAATGTCCGCAAATATACAGAGAGTATAGTATATTTTTCCCGATCGGAGATCgcgaatattgaaaaaatagtCTTCTGAAGATGTAGAtgttgttgaaatttgaaaagtatATCTTGCAAAttatgagattttttattatagaatgTAGggtttaatagaaaaaatctgcGATTTACTTCTATAAAACCCTTCTAGAATAGGTGAGACCTCTGAGAAAACGTACAAAACAATGATGGTACaaaatatttcaggaaaacaaatttgttgCATTCTCGGCAATCGGTTGACTCCGCCAGTTTTCTCACTGCCAAATTTGGCTCTGTCTCTACATCATCACCCCATTGTTAAAACGATGTGTCACTCTTAATGCTTGTAACGAAATCCCGCAAAACAACATACTTAAATATGAAGTTACTTAATGCGTATAGAGACTGAACTTTGTCAGCGTTATGACTTTATTTCCAacttcatattaaaaaaattttcaaaattaacttgaTTGTATTCAGTCTGAACTTAAAATACTTAAAGAGAGATTTCAAAAGACTGTATCACTATAGATGTTTGGCTTGACATAACGTAAATCTACGCGTTTAGATTGTACGCTCTCTATATTCCCTCGAAATATTTCACTATAATCAGTTTTGCGggattttccaaaatcaaAATCTACGCAGTCTTTACAGTAAATTACTTAGTTTCAGTAGTTTTAGGCCAAATTTCATAGGTTGTGATGACCCATGGGTCAACGGCTATGAATGCTGGCCTTATTAAGATAGGAGTAAGATACCTATGTCAGTGTTACATAATTAAGTACGATATACATCggcacattttacaccacatGTCTAATAAAAATAGTGTTCAACATTATATTCCCAACTTCAATATAAGGTAAGTGGGTCACAAGAAGGGAGACATGTGCGTTAAATCATTACAATATGCTGTATGTATTATTCGTTGCTCCTATTggttttttcatgtttttatagTGTTGGCCTGAAATATAGGAAATaacataagatttttttactttaaattttatggtaTGCCTAGACATTGTCGACAAAAACTATTTTGTTCGGAGGGAGAACGGTTGGCCGAAGAATTATAGCTGAGAGACAcaccaaaaaattgtttaaataagaATGGGAGTCGAGagattttttcattcaaaaagaTTTCTAACTATATACACTGacgttttgtttttaatatttggtcAATTCGTTTAGAAAATACggaacattaaaatttcaccaattcctaaaaataaaaaacttcaatGATTAACATTGTGGTTTCTCATTGAGAAAAAGCCGATTCGGATCATGCCGATGCATTTAATTCCATGTGTAAGGAAATATGTGGTTTATGCAAAGTTGATGCACTGCACGAACTCCTCTAAGGAGCACACGCAGCTCAGAATTAACTCAGGCCACCCGGGGATTTACTCGGTATACTTGTCTTTACGTGAAATTAAATACGCCACCTCTCATTGTACAAAAACCTGCCGTGCCGATTTAATGCATTTAACTCTTTGCATGTTTTCCTCCTATACTAACAAGAAGAAGATAATAATTCTTCCCTTTTTTGGcccacaaaaataataatggaaCACACTATATACACTCCCATAATATACATAAAACACTGCCAGAATTTTTGGACTGCCATCGTTTTAAAACCGTATGTTCATGTCGTCTAAATGTTTTACTCTTAATATTACCTACTAAAACCGAAGACTGCgtagatttttattatcttaATATTAAGAACAAACGACTGTAACTgtgtatatttaataatttccacTTTTACTTTGTTTAATACTTAGTATTTGAAGCCCAATCTAGCGTTGCAaaaacattctaaaattaccatttGTTCGGCTTGATACGATAGCTGGGCAAGTTATCTTTTTTTTGCTAATCGGGATGAGAAACTCTTAGCAGGCATCTTTCAACactcattatttatttacgatGTACTAATTTTAACATTGTTATTAAAACCAACTTATACACAATGTTTTCCTCATAAATCTTATTTATAATATGTAcgatatgtaaataattttttgaaaattaccaataatttacttttctgcgtttcttcagtttttcttttgctCAAGCAGCAGAAGCTCTCGACAGAAATGTCGTTCTGAAGCTTGTCTGCTTCCACAAAAGAAATCATTCCTAcaacaacaattattatagATAAAAGAGCATAGCTTAATTATTGGAAACGTGCAATATGTacaaatttaactaatttttttatatataactATGTTAGGACTGTATATTGAGATAATTAGTTGTGTTAACTTTTACACAAAGAATGCTGATTGGCAGTATTATAAGCGTCAGTGAAACGTGGATACAGTTTTTGTATTGTTGttggttttttaatgatctttGAAGTTTGGATGGTACGTTTCCGGCAGTCACTACAGAACtgttttatacatattattataGTTGATTTTACGTGTACAGGATGCCTATATGTTACGTTATACATGTGACTGCGGAGACGAGCAACGTCCCAAATACAGTTGACCTGCGACATAATGACCTGGAAAAAAACGAGAATTGTAAGCAATGAACTTGTTCGATGATATATTTTGTGCAGTAAACCGTAAAGTAATagattttggtatttttatttttcccataAACCTCAATGATGTAGATGCTTACTCAATAAGTAGAAAACGGGGGATCTCCATATTTCGCATAAAGATCTCGATAAAACTCCCAATCTTTTTGGTTTGGATTGCTCCTCATTGCCAGGGACGAGCCtatgtttaaataaacaacCTGGTCATTGCTGCGATTCCCCGGAGAGTTAGGTTCCCATATAACACCTTCAACTGGTTGTGGAGTTGGTCTTCTATGAGTAAATGTCAGAGTAGcagtcaaaaataataataaaataacctACCCTtcttactaaatattaaagttgaGTTCAATATTGAACGCACTATATGTAAACGACGAATGATAtctatttcattatttacttttctagAACTTacccaaatttcataaaatttgtcCATAGTTCTAGCAGTCGATTTCTAGCTAACTTATCGTTATTGTTTGCATTCGctttatttgcaaataaataaaagatttccTCATAGTGGCCAACTCCTAACAATAAGACAAACTCTGTTTTCAAAGAATACTAGGATGGAAGCAAGTTACCAgtaaaactattttcaaacTCTCCTAACGAACCTCTATAGTCAAACTCATAGTAATAAACATCGTTATACTTTGACATCAAGTTAACAGTTTCTCTGATCGGTCTGTTAAATTGCTCATAACTGATAAACTGCAATACATATTGAATGTACAAAGTTATTAATACTGTCGTAGGATCAACACACATGCGTTATATCTATTTCAAGATATACCTTTTCCCAAACGATAATTTAATactccaaaaataaataagtaaataaatatcaagAATCGTCATATTTAGATATACCTGAATAATTTTGGCTGATGGATACGTAACAATAGGTTTATCCCCAAAAATATACTGTTTGACTGCATTTCCTGCAAACACTCTCTTAGTAGTATTTCTAGTTAAATCATAAGGGGCCAATCTGGCAATGTTCACGTCGTATCTAGTAAATAAAGGTTTTAACACATCTAAAACATGAGATATACAGTTTTTATGTTAAACCGTGAAAAGAAGGGATATGTTTACCTATAAATAGTCCTAAAAATGACTTGGCCTCATTGGAATTTAAACCTATGATAGTAGGTACCGTATTGAAATTCCCTGTACGTAAAAGCTCATGACTCTTCTTTGTAAAGATTGCATCATCGTGTTCAGGCTCGATAACAGGCCCTATGGGTAATCCGTTAAAGATATTGTCCACTGCAATTGCCTTTATTCAGATTAGTTTTCACTTTCAATTGTAAAACTTACTACATAGTAGACATCATTTTCGGCACGCTTTAGTCTCTGGTAGTCAACTTTTCTCAACTCATTTAGCAACACTTTACTGTCAGCTGTAAGGATTCCCAATCGAACTCCTAAACCAAAAGCTAGTTCTCTTGCAGATCTAGTCAATGACCATAAGCAGAGACTTGACCCACTTTGCATTATAGCAGAACTGTACAATCCTACaacaaatttgcattatttgcACATATCAAAGGAATATAACCTAAATTCTTTGCCTTGGCTCTTCTTAGTCTGTAAGATGTATGACACAGAAGATGATCCAGCACTTTGTCCAAGAATGGTGATTTTTTTAGGATCTCCTCCAAATAacctaatatttttcttaaccCACTGTAGAGCCAAAATTTGGTCTTTAATACCCCAATTCCCTGGGCTAATAAGATCGCCAGTGCTTAAAAATCCTAATACACCTAATCTATAGTTTAATGAAACAAACACTATGTCTTTGTCTAATAAAAAGTCTGGGGCATAAGAGCTGTATTTGGCATCACCAAATGTAAAACCTCCACCGAATATCCAGACCATCACTGGAAAATTGCCTTTTACCTTAAAATTGGTTTTGTTTAACAATTAAACATGAAATCGAAGTGACTCTTACATCTGGAGTGTAAACATTCAAATACAAACAATCTTCAGACCCAGTGATAGTTAATCCTAAAACACCTGAAGTTTGAACGCATGGTTCGGGTTCTTGGGTTGCGTTTAAAGTGTCTTTCCAAGGATCACTTTTAAGTGGTGCCTGAAACAGGAAATCAATTTGTTAattgaaagaagaaaaacataCAATTTACCCGAAAACGGAGTCTTCCTACAGGAGGTTTGGCAAATGGTATTCCTCTGTAAGTATAATAAGGCTTATCACTTCCTACTGATCTGTGAACTGTACCTTGTACATTTCCATCTTGAGTTTTAACAATGGGACtctagaaaatatttcaagaagcATTTGATGAAAATGAGTGAAGAGAaattcaaaggaaaaaaagatatttagcAGTTgaataaacatgtttttaataacataaattttagatttacaaaattacttacaatacataaatatttaaaaatatacaacttACCAGTTGACAATAAATCACGCATTGTAAACTCAACACACCAAAAACCAGAACTGTTGCAGTATTCATCTTAGTCCAAACACTCTAATAAAAGTATTGCCCTGGCTAAATTCGACCCCTTATTTGACATTGAAAGTTTATATGATTAGACATGAAACTAGCATACAATGGTTAGAATAAGTTATTTCTTGCATTATCATGCTTTTTTATAGACAGAAAAACTTATAATATTTCCTTTGATAATTACTACCGAGTACGTGGTTAAGTGAAAGGGATTTTTACACAATCTCGAAAAGCACGTGTAGGACGGTTATCGAAAGATTTGTTTCGTTCTTAAACAAAGTTAAGAAGCTTTAAAACTTGACGAAATATATAGCATTTGTGGCCTTCAAAATTGCgggttatttttttttaatttgtagaatttatttcaatccAATAATCAATAAACCCCTTACAGAAGACTAAcattacttaataaaattggaGACATACAGCTTAGAAAAACTTAACTTAATTCAACACATACATGTATACTGCAAGATTTACGACAATTTCTCACTAAAAGTCTAAAATACAAGCAAAGTGTCTACTTAGTAGCAATATTGGGATACATTACGACCTATAACAAAACCTTTTACCTAAAGAATTTTGTGCGATATGGTCTAGTGCAATTTGGTTCTTTTGCTCCCTTCATGTTTTTTGCTCAATTTACAAGGCCTAGTCGTAATATTCTACAACATTAATAATTGTAACCCTGATGATAGTTTATGAgtgataaaaatttctaagaCAGTTGAATCAATCCTCAAACCCTGTATCTACAGAGGTTTACAATTACCAAATCACCTTAACACGgcaaaaaagattttcaagaGGCTTTCACTGGCATATTTCACACTAatgttattaaagaaattctaTCTTGGCGCCTCTCGTGACTTCCCTGCTTAGAATATAATACACAAatacaaacacatttttgtaACAGTTtaccgtgcggctctaaattgtctCTCCCTGTTaactttttcataaattgttattattttttaattcaaaaacagaattaaacACAACTAAAAATGCTAtattttgacgtttgtttatttttttaaatgttgcttgcATCACCAGTACCATAAAACggccaattttttaaaattgaaacatgagTCAAGTAACACATCAAATTAAaagtctttcaaaactacattcaatcGTGTATTGCGGttcaaaatctatcgattagtttttgagaaaagcaggtataaatttggtaaacccattttaatgttgttttcaaatttttaaaaaataataattagttgaaaaatttgaaaggaaAGGGGTGGTGGTGTAGATATAGTTTAGAGCCAAATGGtgtaataataaatctttaaaaacgcaaatttctaggattcttatatttttcttcagaatttaaaagattaaaaatcgTGGTGTTTAGTGCAAGAATATTTATTGTGGTCCATTAAAATCCAGATTACCCTACAGTTaacatatataatttttttttatgaacataAAAATGTCAGCAACTTCGAGCAATCAGAGTTTTacattgcaaaatatttccaCCTAAGTCACCCACGATTTATCTTATCTATAATTCAGGGTCAGATAAGTATTTAGTGGACCTCCACATGGAGAATTCCGACATCTCTCTACTAATTGCCACTCTGAAGATTATTTTCATACCCTAACAATCATCAAGAGTAAAGttgtaaattataattagCTAGCACTTACGCTAGCATGAATAACATAATGGgcaattaattaacaaaattattatagatgAACTTAAGACGCCCATTTTTCTTCCTTCAAATTACATacatagttatttttatttttgtatgttaCACAATAATAATGGAGAGCAGGCTCTGATAGTATAAATAAAACCAAGTTAAAGAGAACTATTTGCCAAACATCtccaaatttaagttttttactCTTCCACTATACTTATAGTATAAACTATTAACATATTCAACATATTCACaactattatacagggtgtctctaaaaggtctgtACTAAATCCTACCACAGATTT is from Euwallacea similis isolate ESF13 chromosome 14, ESF131.1, whole genome shotgun sequence and encodes:
- the LOC136413619 gene encoding juvenile hormone esterase-like, translating into MNTATVLVFGVLSLQCVIYCQLSPIVKTQDGNVQGTVHRSVGSDKPYYTYRGIPFAKPPVGRLRFRAPLKSDPWKDTLNATQEPEPCVQTSGVLGLTITGSEDCLYLNVYTPDVKGNFPVMVWIFGGGFTFGDAKYSSYAPDFLLDKDIVFVSLNYRLGVLGFLSTGDLISPGNWGIKDQILALQWVKKNIRLFGGDPKKITILGQSAGSSSVSYILQTKKSQGLYSSAIMQSGSSLCLWSLTRSARELAFGLGVRLGILTADSKVLLNELRKVDYQRLKRAENDVYYVAIAVDNIFNGLPIGPVIEPEHDDAIFTKKSHELLRTGNFNTVPTIIGLNSNEAKSFLGLFIDVLKPLFTRYDVNIARLAPYDLTRNTTKRVFAGNAVKQYIFGDKPIVTYPSAKIIQFISYEQFNRPIRETVNLMSKYNDVYYYEFDYRGSLGEFENSFTGVGHYEEIFYLFANKANANNNDKLARNRLLELWTNFMKFGRPTPQPVEGVIWEPNSPGNRSNDQVVYLNIGSSLAMRSNPNQKDWEFYRDLYAKYGDPPFSTY